The Faecalibacter sp. LW9 genome has a segment encoding these proteins:
- a CDS encoding oligosaccharide flippase family protein: MNNQFLKNLSYLTLIQISNAFIPLLIIPYISRIIGVENFSSLEFTRIYCYYFTIFINYGFDLTITRYISINRENRFKVNRMVNQTIYAKVFLFLISTIFFLASLEFYEALESVKLLLILTFLINVGYLFYPIWFFQGVEKMAKISIINFISKCLIALLTILLITSKEDYWLYNFFQSLGMIGIAIYSLYILKIKFSCYWEKPQLVVIKKILVEGFPIFFGTILVTVITSLYFIFFKSYSNTEELAKFSTSNKLIATLQLLILLPFSQAFFPLINKKLNEGRSIFKKYIKIASLGIILVAGAQGMVVYLFPELIIKIVFGKDFLIATESVKILAFLPLFACLTNVYGYQGLLSLKKDKLFLYIHILFAVVCVVSNFIFINNYDTSTASYIRIGMEIAMALTCFLLYLYFVKDGKSN; encoded by the coding sequence GTGAATAACCAATTTCTTAAAAACCTTTCTTACTTAACACTTATACAGATTAGTAATGCTTTTATCCCATTGCTCATCATTCCTTATATCAGTAGAATAATAGGTGTAGAGAATTTTAGTTCATTAGAATTTACACGGATATACTGTTATTATTTCACCATCTTTATTAATTATGGATTTGATTTAACAATTACGCGATATATATCGATAAATCGTGAGAATCGTTTTAAAGTAAATCGAATGGTTAATCAAACCATTTATGCTAAAGTCTTTTTATTCTTAATAAGTACGATATTTTTTTTAGCATCCTTAGAATTTTATGAGGCGTTGGAATCTGTAAAATTATTACTGATTTTAACATTTTTAATAAATGTAGGTTATTTATTCTACCCCATTTGGTTTTTTCAAGGGGTTGAAAAAATGGCTAAAATTTCAATTATCAATTTTATTAGTAAATGTTTAATAGCTCTGCTTACCATATTATTAATCACGTCGAAAGAAGACTATTGGTTGTACAATTTCTTTCAGTCCTTGGGGATGATAGGAATTGCAATTTACAGTTTATACATTTTAAAAATTAAATTTTCATGCTATTGGGAAAAGCCTCAATTAGTTGTGATAAAAAAAATATTAGTAGAAGGGTTTCCGATCTTTTTTGGAACCATTTTAGTTACCGTAATTACTTCTCTTTATTTTATTTTTTTTAAATCTTATTCCAACACAGAAGAACTGGCTAAATTTTCAACATCAAATAAGTTAATTGCGACGCTACAATTACTAATCTTATTGCCATTTAGTCAAGCTTTTTTTCCCTTAATTAATAAGAAATTAAATGAAGGAAGAAGTATTTTCAAAAAATATATTAAAATAGCCTCATTGGGCATAATTCTAGTCGCAGGTGCACAAGGGATGGTAGTATATTTATTTCCAGAGCTTATTATAAAAATTGTATTTGGAAAAGATTTTTTAATAGCCACGGAAAGTGTAAAAATATTAGCTTTTTTACCCTTATTTGCTTGTTTAACGAATGTCTATGGTTATCAAGGATTGTTAAGCCTAAAAAAGGATAAATTATTTTTATATATCCACATCTTATTTGCTGTAGTATGTGTTGTAAGTAATTTTATTTTTATTAATAATTATGATACAAGTACAGCATCTTATATCCGAATAGGAATGGAAATCGCGATGGCGTTAACTTGTTTTTTATTATATCTATATTTTGTAAAGGATGGAAAATCAAATTAG
- a CDS encoding glycosyltransferase family A protein encodes MENQIRVSVVMTVYNAANYLSLAIESILNQTYKNFEFLIIDDCSKDDSLQIITKYSSVDPRIVVIKNNINQGVSKSCNYAIKEVAKGDIIIRMDSDDIAKTKRIEVLVDYLDRYPEIVALGSNADFIDMEGEYIFTSKLPLKHDDIIRSLEKRATFINPTTAFRKNAFLKVGGYYEPIKHYFEDYMLWWQLSKIGKMEILNASLMCYRIVMNSISSKEISPEYKLLEQKIVKKGFATEEEINFIFKEKSIKSNPKNSELAYYLILAQKYLIDNYNLPLAKKNLSRARQINPSSKKLILLTLISWLPQKMIQLMIKTLKS; translated from the coding sequence ATGGAAAATCAAATTAGAGTATCTGTGGTAATGACTGTTTATAACGCAGCGAACTATTTATCTCTTGCTATAGAAAGTATTTTAAATCAGACATATAAAAACTTTGAGTTTTTAATAATTGATGATTGTTCAAAAGATGATTCATTACAAATCATTACGAAATATAGTTCAGTTGATCCACGAATTGTTGTTATTAAAAATAACATTAACCAGGGGGTTAGTAAATCCTGTAATTACGCGATAAAAGAAGTAGCAAAAGGTGATATCATTATACGAATGGATTCTGATGATATCGCTAAAACAAAACGCATTGAAGTTTTAGTAGATTATCTTGATCGTTATCCTGAAATAGTTGCATTGGGAAGTAATGCTGATTTTATTGATATGGAAGGAGAATATATATTCACTTCGAAGTTACCGCTTAAGCATGATGATATCATAAGATCTTTAGAAAAACGAGCAACATTTATTAACCCTACCACAGCTTTTAGAAAAAATGCATTTCTAAAAGTTGGTGGATATTATGAACCCATAAAGCACTATTTTGAAGATTACATGTTATGGTGGCAATTATCCAAAATAGGAAAAATGGAAATTCTTAATGCATCTCTTATGTGTTATCGAATTGTTATGAATTCGATTTCATCGAAAGAAATATCACCAGAATATAAGCTTTTAGAACAAAAAATCGTAAAAAAAGGATTTGCTACGGAAGAAGAAATTAATTTCATATTTAAAGAAAAATCAATCAAGTCAAATCCTAAAAATAGTGAATTAGCCTATTATTTGATTCTTGCTCAAAAATATTTAATTGATAATTATAATCTCCCATTGGCGAAAAAAAATCTAAGTAGAGCCCGACAAATTAATCCATCATCAAAAAAATTAATACTTTTAACTTTAATAAGCTGGCTGCCGCAAAAAATGATTCAATTAATGATAAAAACACTTAAATCATGA
- a CDS encoding O-antigen ligase family protein produces MKSLTLTNIVIYILCIFIFLSALFTSLESPLRYIKYVIFVVIGFFLIFYPIQKIKFDKSLLQNLLIYGIIFTVNLLVSLFNGLLSIRFFEEVILIILPVLTTLMITGYKYMDYDKLLNRLFFAYVFAFCAFFYKELINIPKLISSFGNALRLSEFPTESWMAFPFGLFFIYYLDKKDRIKTVFALIFFLLCFKRISFLAVIIGYGCYFIFYKLFKLNFNKKLIIRYLVVLNLFLIGNMYLFINGFYSYLIKQYTGISVNHFTQGRFRIYNDAINYFSEKIVFGNSLGITNIYLSEKFKDIAFLHSDLLKLILEIGIILFIFWLISFMVINLNTKKSIPIIIYINILFISDNVFIYFDTLLVLYIILKAYQTHEDHLPVIKREPI; encoded by the coding sequence ATGAAATCACTTACTTTAACAAATATTGTAATTTATATCCTTTGTATCTTCATATTTCTTTCGGCACTATTTACGAGTTTAGAAAGTCCATTAAGGTATATTAAATATGTCATTTTCGTGGTAATAGGATTTTTTTTAATCTTTTATCCGATACAAAAAATAAAATTTGACAAAAGCTTATTACAAAATTTACTCATCTATGGAATAATATTTACGGTTAATTTATTGGTATCATTATTTAATGGATTATTATCGATTCGTTTTTTCGAAGAAGTTATTTTAATTATACTTCCTGTTTTAACCACATTAATGATTACAGGGTATAAATACATGGATTATGATAAACTATTGAATCGTTTATTTTTTGCATATGTTTTTGCGTTTTGTGCTTTCTTTTATAAAGAATTAATAAATATCCCCAAATTAATTTCAAGCTTTGGGAATGCCTTAAGATTATCCGAGTTTCCTACAGAATCATGGATGGCATTTCCATTTGGATTATTCTTTATTTATTACCTAGATAAAAAGGATAGAATTAAAACTGTATTTGCTTTAATCTTTTTCTTATTATGCTTTAAACGAATTTCATTTTTAGCTGTAATAATAGGATATGGATGCTATTTTATCTTTTATAAACTCTTTAAATTAAATTTTAACAAGAAGTTAATCATACGCTACTTGGTTGTACTCAATTTATTTTTAATTGGGAATATGTATTTATTTATTAATGGGTTTTATTCGTATTTAATCAAGCAGTATACAGGAATTTCAGTAAATCATTTTACCCAAGGAAGGTTTAGAATTTATAATGATGCGATTAATTATTTTTCAGAAAAAATTGTATTCGGAAATTCACTTGGAATTACCAATATTTACTTATCCGAGAAGTTTAAAGATATTGCATTTTTACATTCAGATCTTCTTAAACTTATTTTAGAAATAGGAATAATTCTTTTTATATTTTGGTTAATCTCATTTATGGTAATTAACCTTAATACTAAAAAATCTATCCCCATTATTATTTATATTAACATACTTTTTATTAGTGATAATGTATTTATCTATTTTGACACTTTATTAGTATTATATATCATCCTAAAAGCATATCAAACACATGAAGATCATCTCCCAGTTATCAAAAGAGAACCTATTTAA
- a CDS encoding O-antigen ligase family protein: MKRIKENIYNSLITILLVLYFLMTLLSLIYTSDILYGVKIILRMSPFLIFPLVILNYSEYFNRNLLERCLQFLLYGVLTAIVICGVYSGYQTYIYGAFNPLNISNGNFFSYFNLTQFVDIHPIYFGTYVLLSSGYLLIKLLETRSTKRKKFVYLFLLIVLAIYLFLLNSFMLIIIFSVMMVFYLGYCLRKGIGLIYIISFLILSIYPTFKASYFLQEKLKGINIVEDFTTTDFSGNDFTAIKARNAKATSSIQVIKENPLFGVGIGDAKSKLIEQYQKNGFDHGVQMQFNSHNQYLTTFIGLGIGGITILLFSIFLMIYESILLRNPYLFFFSIICSLFMLTESILERQSGIVFFSFFSVMLSYNFRVLKNEK, from the coding sequence TTGAAAAGAATTAAAGAAAATATTTATAATTCTTTAATTACAATTTTATTAGTCTTGTATTTTTTAATGACTCTTTTATCATTAATTTACACATCTGATATATTATATGGGGTAAAGATTATTCTTAGAATGTCACCATTTCTTATATTTCCATTAGTCATACTTAATTATTCAGAATATTTTAATAGGAATCTTTTAGAAAGATGTCTACAATTTCTATTATATGGTGTATTGACAGCAATAGTAATTTGTGGCGTATATTCAGGATATCAAACGTATATTTATGGTGCTTTTAATCCTTTAAATATAAGTAATGGTAATTTCTTCTCGTACTTTAATCTTACCCAATTTGTAGATATCCATCCTATTTATTTTGGAACATATGTCCTTCTAAGCAGTGGTTATTTGTTGATAAAATTGCTAGAAACTCGTTCTACCAAGCGGAAAAAGTTTGTTTATCTGTTTCTATTAATTGTACTAGCTATCTATTTATTCTTATTAAACTCATTTATGCTCATCATTATATTTTCAGTAATGATGGTATTTTATTTAGGATATTGTTTAAGGAAAGGTATAGGATTGATATATATTATTAGTTTTCTCATTCTTTCCATTTACCCGACTTTTAAAGCATCTTATTTTTTACAAGAGAAATTAAAAGGTATTAATATCGTAGAAGACTTTACGACGACTGATTTTAGTGGGAATGATTTTACGGCAATAAAAGCAAGAAATGCTAAAGCTACCTCATCCATACAAGTAATTAAGGAAAATCCACTTTTTGGTGTGGGGATAGGAGATGCTAAAAGCAAATTAATTGAACAATATCAAAAAAATGGATTTGATCATGGAGTTCAAATGCAATTTAATTCTCATAATCAATATTTAACGACATTTATTGGTTTAGGAATTGGAGGAATTACCATTCTATTGTTTTCTATTTTTCTAATGATCTATGAATCAATTTTATTAAGAAATCCCTATCTATTTTTCTTTTCTATTATTTGTTCATTATTCATGTTAACAGAATCGATTTTAGAGAGACAATCAGGAATCGTGTTTTTCTCTTTTTTTTCGGTAATGTTGTCGTATAACTTTAGAGTATTAAAAAATGAAAAATAA
- a CDS encoding glycosyltransferase, with product MKNKILVIFPIKGPLNGVKVITKNLLHHWENKIDYNLIDTAQAKDFNDFGKFSIQKVFVVLHLIWKVILNYSHQKAYINLSVKGFSFYRDITLITFLLMFRVKVTAHIHANGLEHVKFNLFKKIINKTHLIVINDYQYHHLKEYKNIHVVYNSLPDYYHSKPLVKKQNEKLRILYFSNLSLSKGTQKLQDFIEEINPIGDQVEIKICGGILDSESLEICKNIQKYNFVEILDPIFDEDQKMSLFKDSDVFLFLSDENYEVFPLVYLEALMNGLVIMTTKQVVSDLMISNGNGIEYKIKNRPFIETLLKGNKLKEMQEKSRNVFLKISDFEKFSTQIIKIINDK from the coding sequence ATGAAAAATAAAATATTAGTGATTTTTCCAATAAAAGGTCCCCTTAATGGGGTGAAGGTAATCACTAAAAATTTACTCCACCATTGGGAAAATAAAATAGATTATAATTTAATAGATACTGCTCAAGCAAAAGATTTTAACGATTTTGGTAAATTTTCAATTCAAAAAGTGTTTGTGGTACTTCACCTTATTTGGAAAGTTATTTTAAATTATTCCCATCAGAAAGCATATATCAATTTATCAGTTAAAGGATTTTCATTTTATAGAGATATTACGCTTATAACTTTTTTATTGATGTTTCGAGTAAAGGTTACAGCTCACATTCATGCCAATGGGTTAGAGCATGTAAAATTTAATTTATTTAAAAAAATAATCAATAAAACGCATTTAATTGTAATTAATGATTATCAATATCATCATCTAAAAGAATATAAAAATATCCATGTGGTCTATAATTCTTTACCAGATTATTATCATTCAAAACCTCTAGTTAAAAAACAAAATGAAAAATTAAGAATTCTTTATTTTTCTAATTTATCTCTAAGCAAGGGAACACAAAAACTACAGGATTTTATTGAAGAAATAAATCCAATTGGTGATCAAGTGGAAATAAAAATATGTGGAGGAATTTTAGACTCAGAGTCATTAGAGATATGTAAAAACATCCAAAAATATAATTTTGTGGAAATTTTAGATCCCATATTTGATGAAGATCAAAAAATGAGTTTATTTAAAGACTCTGACGTCTTTTTATTTTTATCGGATGAGAATTACGAAGTTTTTCCATTAGTATATTTGGAAGCACTAATGAATGGTTTAGTAATCATGACGACTAAACAAGTCGTTTCTGATTTGATGATATCCAATGGAAACGGAATTGAATATAAGATTAAAAATAGACCTTTTATTGAAACTCTTTTAAAAGGTAATAAACTGAAAGAGATGCAAGAAAAATCAAGAAATGTATTTTTAAAAATCTCTGATTTTGAAAAATTTTCTACTCAAATAATTAAGATAATCAATGATAAATAA
- a CDS encoding glycosyltransferase encodes MINKDISILVVTHNHGDLINKLLSSLEKFNYKNVYICDAASTDNTVDVLKSSSFHLQTLYKDTLEGFSKNNNDLIRHFNLNTKYYLLLNPDLYFEEDFIQELYAKMESDRTIGITTPIINYPTGEIQVTWKQFPSVLHVIKKRLGIITAKDEKQLNNEEIDWCLGACMLISNRLLKPHNQLLDERYRLYCEDVDICFEAKTKNLKVIGVDKVKAYHHLNELSAKNIFSKYNWWNIQSIIKFALKWNFKYIFK; translated from the coding sequence ATGATAAATAAAGACATATCCATACTAGTTGTTACTCATAATCATGGTGATTTAATTAACAAGCTTTTAAGTTCTTTAGAGAAATTTAATTATAAGAATGTCTACATCTGTGATGCTGCGTCAACGGATAATACAGTAGATGTATTAAAAAGTTCATCATTTCATTTACAAACGCTATATAAAGATACATTAGAAGGCTTTTCTAAAAATAATAATGATTTAATTAGACATTTTAATCTGAATACAAAATATTATTTGCTATTAAATCCAGATTTATATTTCGAAGAAGATTTTATCCAAGAATTGTATGCTAAAATGGAAAGTGATAGGACTATAGGGATTACAACTCCTATTATTAACTATCCAACTGGAGAAATACAAGTTACTTGGAAACAATTTCCTTCGGTTTTACATGTGATCAAAAAAAGATTAGGTATAATTACCGCAAAAGATGAAAAACAATTAAATAACGAGGAGATTGATTGGTGTTTAGGTGCATGTATGTTAATTTCAAATCGACTTTTAAAACCGCACAATCAATTATTAGATGAAAGATATAGATTATACTGCGAAGATGTAGATATATGTTTTGAAGCGAAAACCAAAAATCTTAAAGTAATTGGGGTAGATAAGGTAAAAGCTTACCATCATCTCAATGAATTAAGTGCTAAAAATATCTTTAGTAAATACAATTGGTGGAATATCCAAAGTATTATAAAATTTGCTTTAAAATGGAATTTTAAATACATTTTTAAATAA
- a CDS encoding exopolysaccharide biosynthesis polyprenyl glycosylphosphotransferase — protein sequence MNIHKNNFLQLITDIFYIIFLYLLLLAKIKITNQLDSFHFFFLGVSLVISWLILSLYSSIYRIERHYSLLVIYRKFSYQILMFTVALIVIFGLIDYSNIEIRDLLTFLVTFISASLINRLFLFIYFKKIHLRGQNLINTIVIDSNPNTVKYINSIQQRKDLGYRLDKVISSEEMTNNKHEIFEYFSKKFMHKNYAVFYSLNGECSRDLRYEIQNFVQENYINFYLIPDQNLNDDTSYKLEFLDHLPLINLNAHPLKDEFNKVVKRTFDILFSFFVCLFLIFFIFPIITILIKIDSKGPIFFTQKRRGLNGKEFDCYKFRTMRNDGTNSIQATVVNDSRVTKIGNFLRKTSLDEFPQFFNVLKGDMSIVGPRPHMISQDIYYSKIIKKYNLRNYVKPGITGLAQVKGYRGAIDCDKDMEDRIITDIFYVRNWSLLLDIQIIYQTIVLIFKGDENAI from the coding sequence ATGAATATTCATAAGAATAATTTCTTACAGTTAATTACAGATATATTTTATATCATATTTTTATATCTGCTATTGCTAGCTAAAATAAAAATTACGAATCAATTAGATTCATTCCATTTCTTTTTTTTAGGAGTGTCATTAGTAATTTCCTGGCTTATTCTATCCTTATATTCCTCTATTTATAGAATAGAGCGTCATTATTCCTTATTGGTCATTTATAGAAAATTTTCTTATCAGATCTTAATGTTTACGGTAGCATTAATTGTGATATTTGGGCTTATTGATTACTCCAATATAGAGATTAGAGATTTATTGACATTCTTGGTAACTTTTATATCAGCTTCGTTGATTAATCGTTTATTCTTATTTATATATTTTAAAAAAATCCATTTAAGAGGTCAAAATCTTATCAATACAATTGTTATAGACTCCAATCCAAATACGGTAAAGTATATTAATTCTATTCAACAAAGAAAAGACTTAGGTTATAGGTTGGATAAGGTGATTTCATCTGAAGAAATGACGAATAATAAACATGAGATCTTCGAATATTTTTCAAAAAAATTTATGCATAAAAATTATGCAGTTTTCTATTCTTTAAATGGTGAATGTTCGAGAGATTTAAGATATGAAATTCAAAATTTTGTTCAAGAAAATTACATCAATTTCTATTTAATTCCAGACCAAAATTTGAATGATGATACATCATATAAATTAGAATTTTTAGATCATTTGCCCTTAATTAATCTTAATGCACATCCCTTAAAAGATGAGTTTAATAAAGTGGTGAAAAGAACATTTGATATTTTGTTTTCATTTTTTGTCTGTCTATTTCTGATCTTTTTTATATTTCCAATTATTACAATTCTTATCAAGATAGATTCGAAAGGTCCTATATTTTTTACTCAAAAAAGGAGAGGATTAAATGGAAAAGAATTCGATTGTTACAAATTTCGTACAATGCGTAATGATGGTACCAATTCTATTCAAGCTACCGTCGTAAATGATTCTCGGGTTACCAAAATTGGAAATTTTTTACGCAAAACAAGTTTAGATGAGTTTCCTCAATTCTTTAATGTTTTAAAAGGAGATATGTCTATTGTAGGACCACGACCTCATATGATTTCTCAAGATATTTATTACAGTAAAATTATTAAAAAATATAACTTAAGAAATTATGTAAAGCCTGGAATTACAGGGCTTGCTCAAGTGAAAGGATATCGAGGAGCTATCGATTGTGATAAAGACATGGAAGATCGTATAATCACTGATATTTTTTATGTTCGAAATTGGTCGCTCTTATTAGATATTCAAATTATATATCAAACGATTGTTTTGATTTTTAAAGGGGATGAAAACGCTATTTAA
- a CDS encoding DUF6427 family protein — protein sequence MLVNLLAKRNFFIQIFIIFLFFVLGATNFNSIYLSKLEFVGVGLTILSIAYVGYVDHQNELISKNSYTTWFYMLSLMPSILTLTDYKIAGSLLLVTYITTKLIYFESDNTEKYEAFDIGVFLGFAILLHPPLFILGIVILGYFLSLRAIDSSIFILSILGLLVPILVFIQISYLLDFEFLIDYYREALMLDYFRLDIKQIFLIPIVLLAVVAFINYVRTINKESVQIKRVFLLLNIMLLALIVTSALFGGSQIIQLSFFAFLFMIIFSKYFTNKKAHLNWLKETILWTYLICMLFYNFYDRIPRIYSLITEVSL from the coding sequence ATGTTAGTTAATCTACTCGCGAAAAGAAATTTTTTTATACAAATTTTTATCATTTTTCTGTTTTTCGTGCTCGGAGCTACGAATTTTAACAGTATTTATTTGAGCAAATTAGAGTTTGTTGGGGTAGGCTTAACGATTCTTTCCATTGCATATGTAGGATATGTCGATCATCAGAACGAATTGATTTCGAAAAATTCGTACACGACATGGTTTTATATGCTTTCATTAATGCCTTCCATTTTGACATTAACGGACTATAAAATTGCGGGAAGTTTACTTTTAGTGACCTATATTACAACCAAATTAATTTACTTTGAATCAGATAATACCGAAAAATACGAGGCTTTTGATATTGGGGTATTTCTAGGGTTTGCTATTCTTTTACATCCTCCTTTATTTATTTTAGGAATTGTTATCTTAGGGTATTTTCTATCGTTACGAGCAATAGATTCATCTATTTTTATTCTTTCAATTTTAGGACTTTTAGTACCGATTTTAGTTTTTATACAAATCAGCTATTTATTGGATTTTGAATTTTTAATTGATTACTATCGTGAAGCGTTAATGTTGGATTACTTCCGTTTAGATATCAAACAAATTTTTCTTATTCCGATTGTCCTTTTGGCTGTTGTAGCATTTATCAATTATGTCAGAACAATTAACAAAGAATCTGTTCAGATTAAACGAGTATTCTTGTTGTTAAATATTATGCTATTGGCATTAATCGTGACATCAGCTCTCTTCGGAGGATCACAAATTATACAGCTTAGTTTCTTTGCTTTTTTATTTATGATCATCTTCTCGAAATATTTTACCAATAAAAAAGCCCACTTAAATTGGCTAAAAGAAACCATTTTGTGGACTTATTTAATTTGTATGTTATTTTATAACTTTTATGATCGAATTCCGAGAATCTACAGTTTGATCACGGAGGTAAGTCTTTAA
- a CDS encoding UDP-2,3-diacylglucosamine diphosphatase: MVSGGQPINIQLAEGKKAYFSSDHHFGAPNEEASLVREKKFVQWLDEIKEDCGVLFLLGDLFDFWFEYKHVVPKGFVRVLGKLAEIADRGIPIYFYVGNHDLWMKDYLEEQIGAIIFRDKQDFVINGKEFFIVHGDGKGPGDKGYKRMKKVFTNKVCQFLFYLLHPDLAMWLGITASRKNKMISGDEDVHFLGVDNEWLIQYTERQLDRKHYDFFVYGHRHLPMEIDIKKSKHFNLGDWINYFTYGVFDGETFELKTYLRDQTVDSRNSIIKVIK, from the coding sequence ATGGTTAGCGGAGGACAACCAATAAACATACAATTAGCTGAAGGAAAAAAAGCTTATTTTTCATCGGATCATCATTTTGGTGCACCTAATGAAGAAGCAAGTTTAGTGCGCGAAAAAAAATTTGTACAATGGCTAGATGAAATTAAAGAAGACTGTGGTGTTCTATTTCTTCTTGGAGATTTGTTTGATTTTTGGTTCGAGTACAAACATGTTGTTCCCAAAGGTTTTGTTCGCGTTTTAGGTAAATTAGCTGAAATTGCTGATCGTGGAATTCCAATTTACTTTTATGTTGGAAACCATGATTTATGGATGAAGGATTATTTAGAAGAACAGATTGGAGCTATCATATTTAGAGATAAACAAGACTTTGTCATCAACGGAAAAGAATTTTTTATCGTTCATGGTGATGGTAAAGGTCCAGGAGACAAGGGATATAAACGCATGAAGAAAGTCTTTACCAATAAAGTGTGTCAATTCTTATTTTATCTTTTGCATCCCGATTTAGCCATGTGGCTTGGAATTACTGCTTCTCGCAAGAATAAAATGATTTCTGGAGATGAAGATGTTCATTTCTTAGGCGTGGATAATGAATGGTTAATCCAATATACCGAACGTCAATTGGATCGTAAACATTATGATTTCTTTGTGTATGGCCACCGCCATTTGCCTATGGAAATTGACATAAAAAAATCCAAACACTTTAATTTAGGTGATTGGATTAATTATTTTACATATGGTGTGTTTGATGGAGAAACTTTTGAATTAAAGACTTACCTCCGTGATCAAACTGTAGATTCTCGGAATTCGATCATAAAAGTTATAAAATAA
- the queD gene encoding 6-carboxytetrahydropterin synthase QueD, translated as MVRLTKTFNFETAHALHGYDGKCKNIHGHSYKLFVTVKGKPSEDVGDVKLGMVMDFGDLKKIVNEEVVDIFDHAILLNQNSPHKHLGDHLIKEGHRVIFTDYQPSCENMMLWMVDRIKNRLPEHIELVKLKLHETENSYGEWLAEDNQ; from the coding sequence ATCGTAAGACTTACAAAGACATTTAACTTTGAAACGGCACATGCCTTACATGGTTATGATGGAAAATGTAAAAACATACATGGGCACTCTTACAAATTATTTGTAACAGTGAAAGGAAAACCTTCTGAAGACGTTGGCGATGTAAAATTGGGTATGGTGATGGATTTTGGAGATTTAAAAAAGATTGTAAACGAAGAAGTTGTTGATATTTTTGATCATGCGATTTTATTAAATCAAAATTCACCTCACAAACATTTAGGAGACCACTTGATCAAAGAAGGTCATCGCGTCATCTTTACTGATTATCAACCATCGTGTGAAAACATGATGTTATGGATGGTGGATCGCATTAAAAATCGCTTACCAGAGCACATCGAATTAGTCAAATTAAAACTTCACGAAACTGAAAATTCTTACGGAGAATGGTTAGCGGAGGACAACCAATAA